The following proteins are encoded in a genomic region of Rhodoferax aquaticus:
- the tatB gene encoding Sec-independent protein translocase protein TatB, with the protein MIDIGVTKLAIIGGIALIVIGPDKLPAVAKTVGTLLGRARRYVADVKAEVNKSMDLDELKKMRETVENAARDVENTIQTNAADFEKSWSEATTAALEGGNTVDSVPEYKHPNKNWRLKQGAVPHWYKARNGVRTKALSGAARVARYRPRKASQ; encoded by the coding sequence TTGATTGATATTGGTGTTACCAAACTCGCCATCATCGGCGGCATTGCGCTGATTGTCATTGGGCCAGACAAGTTGCCTGCAGTTGCCAAGACAGTTGGCACGCTGCTGGGACGTGCGCGTCGCTACGTTGCGGACGTGAAAGCCGAAGTCAACAAATCCATGGATTTGGATGAGTTGAAAAAAATGCGTGAGACTGTTGAAAATGCGGCTCGGGACGTAGAAAACACCATTCAGACCAATGCCGCGGACTTCGAAAAGAGCTGGTCAGAAGCAACCACCGCTGCGCTCGAGGGTGGAAACACGGTCGACTCGGTGCCAGAGTACAAACACCCCAACAAAAACTGGCGCCTGAAGCAGGGTGCAGTGCCTCATTGGTACAAAGCACGCAATGGCGTGCGAACCAAGGCTCTCTCTGGCGCGGCGCGGGTTGCGCGCTACAGGCCCCGCAAAGCAAGCCAATGA
- a CDS encoding sugar phosphate isomerase/epimerase family protein has translation MDILICAPHWGSSDLAPQAFIDRVKAAGFDGVEMSLPLDDAQRADWLTRIADAGLALIAQQWETVMHPKFELHRAALDTYLNNACAAKPLFVNSHTGRDIYSPAQNRELIALARRISQAHGVPIFHEIHRSRFSAHPMLLLPYLQEMPELELTADLSHWCCVCETLLEDQPENLEATFPHVRHIHARVGHAQGPQVSDFRAPEWATALEQHLSWWQRIVDLRRAAGAARITLTPEFGPVPYTPTLPYSQAPVSNAWELNVAMLDLLRERLV, from the coding sequence ATGGATATCTTGATATGTGCCCCCCACTGGGGCAGCAGCGACTTGGCACCGCAGGCGTTTATTGACCGGGTCAAGGCGGCGGGCTTTGATGGCGTGGAAATGTCGTTGCCCCTGGACGATGCCCAGCGTGCGGACTGGCTGACGCGCATTGCCGATGCAGGCTTGGCGCTCATTGCCCAGCAGTGGGAAACGGTGATGCACCCCAAGTTTGAGCTACACCGCGCGGCCTTGGACACCTACCTGAACAATGCCTGTGCCGCCAAGCCCTTGTTTGTCAACTCGCACACAGGGCGCGACATTTATTCGCCCGCGCAAAACCGTGAACTCATTGCACTGGCCCGGCGCATTTCGCAAGCGCATGGCGTGCCAATTTTTCATGAGATTCACCGCAGCCGGTTCAGCGCCCACCCCATGTTGCTCTTGCCCTATTTGCAAGAGATGCCTGAGCTGGAACTCACGGCCGATTTGTCGCACTGGTGCTGTGTGTGCGAAACCTTGCTCGAAGACCAGCCGGAAAACTTGGAAGCCACCTTCCCGCATGTGCGCCATATCCACGCCCGTGTGGGCCATGCGCAAGGGCCGCAGGTCAGTGACTTCAGAGCGCCTGAGTGGGCCACTGCCTTGGAGCAACACCTATCGTGGTGGCAGCGCATTGTGGATCTGCGCCGTGCAGCAGGTGCTGCGCGCATCACGCTCACACCAGAGTTTGGCCCTGTGCCTTACACGCCTACGCTGCCCTATAGCCAAGCACCGGTGTCCAATGCATGGGAGCTCAATGTGGCCATGCTGGACCTGCTGCGGGAGCGCTTGGTCTAG
- a CDS encoding S1C family serine protease, protein MKRLWLIFSQTSTVLLAAYFVLATLKPQWLNHSPWSYGSVPVVQSQAPEPGEIPSGSFRLAAQKASAAVVSINTSKAARKNPNAEDPWFKFFYGDQGNEAQTGLGSGVIVSPNGYILTNNHVIEGADEIEVFLNDGRHTAAKVIGTDPDSDLAVLKITLDKLPVVVLGNSDSLQVGDQVLAIGNPFGVGQTVTSGIVSALGRNQLGINTFENFIQTDAAINPGNSGGALVDTNGNLLGINTAIYSRSGGSMGIGFAIPVTTAKQVLEGIVKDGQVTRGWIGVEPNDLSPELAETFDIKRQDGVIITGVLQNGPAAKAGIRPGDVIIGIIGNPVSDVTHLLSQVAALKPGVSSKFTIERKNSTLEIDVTPGVRPKPKETR, encoded by the coding sequence ATGAAACGCCTTTGGCTCATTTTTTCTCAAACCTCCACCGTTCTGCTGGCGGCCTACTTTGTCCTGGCAACTCTGAAACCGCAATGGTTGAACCATAGCCCTTGGTCTTACGGGTCGGTGCCTGTTGTGCAGTCGCAAGCACCCGAGCCAGGCGAGATACCAAGCGGTAGCTTTCGCTTGGCAGCGCAAAAAGCCTCTGCAGCGGTGGTGAGCATTAACACTAGCAAAGCGGCGCGTAAAAATCCGAATGCGGAAGACCCTTGGTTCAAGTTCTTTTATGGTGACCAGGGGAATGAAGCGCAAACCGGGCTTGGCAGCGGGGTGATCGTGAGCCCGAACGGCTACATTTTGACCAACAACCATGTGATCGAAGGCGCAGACGAAATCGAAGTGTTTTTGAACGACGGTCGCCATACAGCTGCCAAAGTGATTGGTACAGATCCAGACAGTGACTTAGCCGTTCTCAAAATTACATTGGACAAACTGCCTGTCGTTGTGCTCGGTAACTCCGATTCCCTGCAAGTGGGTGACCAGGTGTTAGCTATAGGCAATCCATTTGGCGTGGGCCAAACTGTAACCAGCGGCATCGTCAGTGCGTTGGGCCGGAACCAGCTAGGTATCAATACGTTTGAAAACTTTATTCAAACGGATGCTGCCATTAACCCCGGCAACTCTGGAGGTGCATTGGTCGACACCAACGGAAACTTACTAGGCATTAACACTGCAATTTACTCGCGGTCCGGGGGTAGCATGGGCATAGGCTTCGCCATACCAGTCACCACTGCAAAGCAGGTCTTGGAGGGCATCGTAAAAGACGGCCAAGTCACACGCGGATGGATTGGCGTGGAGCCCAATGATTTGTCGCCTGAGTTGGCCGAGACATTTGACATCAAACGCCAAGATGGCGTCATCATCACCGGCGTGCTTCAAAACGGACCAGCTGCAAAGGCTGGCATCCGTCCAGGAGATGTAATCATCGGCATTATCGGCAACCCCGTATCAGACGTAACGCACTTGCTGTCCCAAGTCGCGGCGCTCAAGCCAGGAGTTTCTTCAAAGTTCACCATTGAGCGAAAGAACAGCACCCTGGAGATAGATGTAACCCCAGGCGTTCGCCCCAAGCCAAAGGAAACGCGGTAA
- a CDS encoding phosphoribosyl-ATP diphosphatase, with the protein MTTAVNSNDSLARLAAVIESRKASNGGDPDASYVARLLHKGPDGFLKKIGEEATEVVMAAKDADHGGDKTKIVYEVADLWFHCMIALAHYDLTPADVVAELERRAGTSGIEEKALRKAIAREANNS; encoded by the coding sequence ATGACTACCGCTGTGAACTCCAACGATTCTTTGGCGCGCTTGGCCGCTGTCATTGAAAGTCGCAAGGCCTCCAATGGCGGGGACCCTGATGCGAGCTATGTAGCCCGATTGCTGCACAAAGGTCCTGACGGCTTTTTGAAAAAAATCGGCGAAGAAGCCACTGAAGTCGTGATGGCTGCCAAAGACGCAGACCATGGCGGCGATAAGACAAAAATCGTCTACGAAGTGGCGGATTTGTGGTTTCACTGCATGATTGCATTGGCCCACTACGACCTGACTCCCGCTGATGTGGTGGCAGAGTTGGAGCGTCGCGCAGGTACCAGTGGCATTGAAGAAAAAGCATTGCGCAAAGCCATAGCGCGTGAAGCCAACAATTCTTGA
- a CDS encoding histidine triad nucleotide-binding protein gives MSHLVKDHDPDCLFCKIVAKKIPSRPVYEDDECYAFHDIHPWAPVHFLLIPKMHIPSMAQVGAEHGPLLGRMMALVPMLAAQEGCNPYPEGGFRLLANAGDEGGQEIHHLHFHVMGGPRPWLKG, from the coding sequence ATGAGCCATTTAGTGAAAGACCACGACCCTGACTGCTTGTTCTGCAAGATCGTGGCCAAGAAAATTCCTTCCCGCCCTGTGTACGAAGATGACGAGTGCTACGCCTTCCATGACATTCACCCTTGGGCGCCCGTGCACTTTTTGCTCATCCCCAAAATGCATATTCCATCCATGGCGCAAGTGGGCGCGGAGCACGGCCCTTTGCTAGGCCGCATGATGGCCTTGGTGCCTATGCTCGCGGCCCAAGAGGGCTGCAATCCCTATCCAGAAGGCGGTTTCCGCTTGCTGGCCAATGCGGGCGATGAGGGCGGCCAAGAAATTCACCACCTGCACTTTCATGTGATGGGCGGCCCTCGCCCTTGGCTCAAGGGCTAG
- the hisA gene encoding 1-(5-phosphoribosyl)-5-[(5-phosphoribosylamino)methylideneamino]imidazole-4-carboxamide isomerase has product MLLIPAIDLKDGQCVRLKQGDMDQSTTFGEDPAVMARRWVDQGARRLHLVDLNGAFAGHPKNEVAIRKILKEVGGEIDVQLGGGIRDLDTIERYLDAGLRYVIIGTAAVKNPGFLQDACTAFGGHIIVGLDARDGKVATDGWSKLTRHDVIDLGKKFEDFGAEAIIYTDIGRDGMLSGINIDATVKLAQALTIPVIASGGLSNMADIEALCAVEDEGVEGVICGRAIYSGDLDFAAAQERADELNG; this is encoded by the coding sequence ATGCTTCTCATTCCTGCTATTGATCTTAAAGACGGCCAGTGCGTTCGCCTCAAACAAGGCGACATGGACCAATCCACTACTTTTGGCGAAGACCCCGCGGTCATGGCCCGACGATGGGTGGACCAAGGTGCTCGGCGTCTGCATCTGGTGGATTTGAACGGCGCGTTTGCCGGCCACCCCAAAAATGAGGTAGCTATTCGCAAAATTCTTAAAGAAGTGGGCGGCGAGATCGATGTGCAGCTGGGCGGTGGTATTCGCGACCTAGACACCATTGAACGCTATTTGGACGCAGGTTTGCGCTACGTCATCATCGGCACCGCTGCGGTGAAAAACCCCGGCTTTTTGCAAGATGCCTGCACTGCATTCGGCGGCCACATCATTGTCGGCTTGGACGCCCGCGATGGCAAAGTAGCCACCGATGGCTGGAGCAAACTTACCCGCCATGACGTGATTGATCTGGGTAAGAAGTTTGAGGACTTTGGCGCTGAAGCCATCATCTATACCGACATCGGCCGTGACGGCATGCTCTCTGGCATCAACATCGATGCCACCGTCAAGCTGGCCCAAGCGCTCACCATTCCTGTGATCGCGTCTGGCGGTTTGTCCAACATGGCAGACATCGAAGCCCTGTGCGCCGTCGAAGACGAGGGCGTAGAAGGTGTCATCTGTGGCCGCGCCATTTACAGCGGCGATTTGGACTTTGCGGCAGCCCAAGAGCGCGCAGACGAGCTGAATGGTTGA
- the hisI gene encoding phosphoribosyl-AMP cyclohydrolase: MQTMNWLDNIKWDAQGLVPVIAQEQGSNDVLMFAWMNREALQKTAELGRAVYFSRSRNKLWFKGEESGHVQTVHELRLDCDNDVVLLKVTQQGHTPGIACHTGRHSCFYSVLKDGVWTATEPVLKDPESIYK; this comes from the coding sequence CTGCAGACAATGAACTGGCTAGACAACATCAAATGGGACGCCCAAGGCTTGGTGCCTGTGATCGCACAGGAACAAGGCAGCAACGACGTGCTCATGTTTGCTTGGATGAACCGCGAAGCCTTGCAAAAGACCGCAGAGCTAGGGCGTGCTGTTTACTTTAGCCGCTCGCGCAACAAGCTATGGTTCAAAGGCGAAGAGTCTGGCCATGTGCAAACCGTGCATGAGCTGCGTCTAGACTGCGACAACGATGTGGTGCTTTTGAAGGTGACGCAGCAGGGTCACACGCCGGGTATAGCATGTCACACCGGAAGGCACAGCTGCTTTTACAGCGTCTTGAAGGACGGTGTGTGGACCGCCACCGAACCCGTGCTCAAGGACCCCGAATCCATTTACAAATAA
- the hisB gene encoding imidazoleglycerol-phosphate dehydratase HisB produces MTHYPLTEVPVIAVPRTAEVSRNTAETRITVKIDLDGTGKARLSTGIGFFDHMLDQIARHGLIDLDIEAEGDLHIDGHHTVEDVGITLGQAFAKALGDKKGIRRYGHAYVPLDEALSRVVIDFSGRPGLEMNVPFTSGMVGGFDTQLTHEFFQGFVNHALVTLHIDNIKGSNAHHQAETVFKAFARALRAAVELDPRALGTIPSTKGSL; encoded by the coding sequence ATGACCCACTACCCTTTGACTGAAGTTCCTGTGATTGCCGTTCCACGCACTGCGGAGGTGAGCCGCAACACGGCGGAAACCCGCATCACCGTGAAGATTGATCTGGACGGCACCGGCAAAGCGCGCCTGTCCACCGGCATTGGCTTTTTTGACCACATGCTGGACCAAATTGCCCGCCACGGCTTGATTGATCTCGACATCGAAGCCGAAGGTGATTTGCATATCGATGGTCACCACACCGTAGAAGATGTGGGCATCACCTTGGGCCAAGCGTTTGCCAAAGCGCTGGGCGACAAAAAAGGCATCCGCCGCTACGGCCACGCCTACGTCCCCTTGGACGAAGCCTTGTCCCGCGTGGTGATTGATTTTTCGGGTCGCCCGGGGCTAGAGATGAATGTGCCATTTACCAGTGGCATGGTGGGCGGCTTTGACACCCAACTCACCCATGAGTTTTTCCAAGGCTTTGTCAACCACGCCTTGGTGACGCTGCACATTGACAATATCAAAGGCAGCAACGCGCACCACCAAGCGGAGACGGTGTTCAAAGCATTTGCCCGCGCTTTGCGTGCGGCCGTCGAGTTAGACCCGCGTGCGCTAGGTACTATCCCTTCCACCAAAGGAAGTTTGTAG
- the tatC gene encoding twin-arginine translocase subunit TatC, which yields MTTPNPENDELAGTEQPFVQHLFELRDRLLYALYGVAVVLIGLFLYPGPSHLYDLLAKPLVSSLPEGSHMIAVGVVSPFLVPIKVTVLAAVGLSLPWILYQVWAFVAPGLYKHEKRLVFPLVMASTLLFYTGAAFCYFFVFGQAFPAIQKMAPISVAVSPDIEAYLDFVITMFIAFGVAFEVPIVVVILARMGIVTVSQLRDFRTYFIVGAAAISALVTPPDPVSMIALLIPMVALYEVGIWAAIVFIKHTQAPEEDAPVNPA from the coding sequence ATGACTACTCCAAATCCAGAAAACGACGAATTGGCAGGCACCGAGCAGCCGTTTGTTCAGCATCTCTTTGAACTCAGAGACCGTTTGTTGTACGCGCTGTATGGCGTAGCGGTGGTGCTTATTGGACTGTTCCTTTACCCAGGGCCGTCACATTTGTACGACTTGCTCGCGAAGCCTTTGGTGTCTTCTTTGCCTGAAGGTTCGCACATGATCGCGGTGGGCGTCGTATCACCGTTTTTGGTTCCTATTAAGGTCACCGTATTGGCGGCGGTTGGATTGTCTTTGCCTTGGATTCTTTACCAAGTGTGGGCTTTCGTAGCACCTGGCTTGTACAAGCATGAAAAGAGACTCGTGTTTCCTTTGGTGATGGCCAGTACCTTGCTTTTCTACACAGGTGCTGCGTTCTGCTACTTTTTTGTATTTGGACAAGCATTCCCCGCCATTCAAAAAATGGCACCCATCTCAGTGGCTGTGAGTCCAGATATTGAGGCTTACCTAGACTTTGTGATCACGATGTTTATTGCGTTTGGGGTTGCCTTTGAAGTGCCCATCGTGGTGGTGATCTTGGCTCGTATGGGCATTGTTACCGTGTCGCAGTTGCGCGATTTTCGGACTTACTTCATTGTGGGCGCTGCGGCGATTTCTGCCCTAGTGACTCCACCCGATCCCGTCTCGATGATCGCGTTGCTGATCCCAATGGTCGCTTTGTATGAAGTCGGAATATGGGCTGCTATTGTCTTTATCAAGCACACACAGGCCCCCGAAGAGGATGCTCCCGTTAATCCCGCCTAG
- a CDS encoding PIN domain-containing protein — MAEPAIVFVDTHVLLRADDAGDRSAKERTREWLLALWKNRAGRLSTQVLSEYYVQASRQFGLPMGDARAKVRRFQLWQPWQIDHRTVETAWGVEARFGLGYWDALVVAAAAQSGASHVLTEHLPHLQQIDAITAINPSMMTPQELGLEL; from the coding sequence ATGGCTGAGCCCGCCATTGTGTTTGTAGACACCCATGTGCTGCTACGTGCCGACGATGCCGGTGACCGCAGTGCAAAAGAACGCACGCGCGAGTGGCTACTGGCTTTATGGAAAAACCGTGCGGGACGCCTTAGTACCCAAGTGCTGAGCGAGTATTACGTGCAGGCGAGTCGGCAGTTCGGTTTGCCCATGGGGGATGCACGAGCCAAAGTGCGCCGCTTTCAGCTGTGGCAGCCTTGGCAGATTGACCACCGCACGGTGGAGACTGCTTGGGGTGTAGAGGCGCGTTTTGGCTTGGGCTACTGGGATGCTTTGGTGGTAGCCGCCGCCGCACAGTCTGGCGCCAGCCATGTGCTCACCGAGCATTTGCCACATTTGCAGCAGATAGATGCCATCACGGCCATCAACCCTTCCATGATGACTCCCCAAGAGCTGGGCCTAGAACTATGA
- the hisC gene encoding histidinol-phosphate transaminase codes for MTTPSLAAVAALSRIRQDVRGMHAYAVQDSKGMVKLDAMENPYRLSPALQEALGKRLGAVALNRYPDGRVNDLRQALAAYADMPEGFEIMLGNGSDELISMLSIACAVPDATGARAVVVAPTPGFVMYAMSAQLLGLDFVGVPLGTDFALDVPAMVGAILAKKPALVYLAYPNNPTANLWSESSMAQVIAAAGEVGSIVVLDEAYQPFSSRTYLDTIRQAPDRHGHVLLMRTMSKFGLAGVRLGYLMGPKALVAELDKVRPPYNISVLNYECALFALEHADVFAQQAASLRAQRTRLLAALRGMPQVHAWDSDANMVLVRIQAQGAAALEAAAAKVFNGLKARGVLVKNISKMDPLLAGCLRLTVGTEEENTLLLAALRASLEETV; via the coding sequence ATGACCACACCATCACTCGCAGCAGTTGCAGCGCTTTCGCGCATTCGCCAAGACGTGCGTGGCATGCATGCCTACGCCGTGCAAGATTCCAAGGGCATGGTCAAGCTAGACGCTATGGAGAACCCGTATCGGCTTAGCCCAGCATTGCAAGAAGCGTTGGGCAAGCGCTTGGGTGCCGTGGCGTTGAACCGCTACCCCGATGGCCGCGTGAATGACTTGCGCCAAGCACTGGCAGCGTATGCCGATATGCCAGAAGGCTTTGAGATCATGTTGGGTAATGGCTCGGACGAGCTGATATCGATGCTGTCCATCGCTTGCGCGGTGCCAGATGCTACCGGCGCGCGTGCCGTGGTGGTGGCGCCAACGCCTGGTTTTGTGATGTACGCCATGAGCGCCCAACTGCTGGGGCTGGACTTTGTGGGCGTGCCCCTAGGTACAGACTTTGCGCTGGATGTACCCGCCATGGTGGGTGCCATTTTGGCCAAAAAGCCCGCCCTGGTGTACTTGGCCTACCCCAACAACCCAACCGCCAACTTGTGGAGCGAGAGCAGCATGGCGCAAGTGATTGCGGCTGCGGGTGAGGTGGGCAGCATCGTGGTGCTGGACGAGGCCTACCAACCTTTTTCTAGCCGCACCTATCTCGACACCATTCGCCAAGCCCCTGATAGGCACGGCCATGTGCTGCTCATGCGCACCATGAGCAAGTTTGGTTTGGCAGGCGTTCGCCTGGGCTACCTCATGGGCCCCAAAGCATTGGTCGCAGAGCTGGATAAGGTGCGCCCGCCCTACAACATCAGCGTGTTGAACTACGAATGCGCTTTGTTTGCGTTGGAACACGCCGATGTGTTTGCCCAGCAAGCGGCAAGCCTGCGTGCGCAGCGCACACGCTTGTTGGCCGCTTTGCGTGGCATGCCGCAAGTACATGCCTGGGACAGCGATGCCAATATGGTGCTAGTGCGCATTCAGGCGCAGGGCGCTGCGGCACTGGAGGCTGCTGCTGCAAAGGTGTTTAATGGCTTGAAAGCACGTGGCGTGCTGGTGAAGAACATTTCTAAAATGGACCCCCTGCTCGCAGGTTGTTTGCGACTTACGGTGGGCACTGAAGAAGAGAACACCCTACTATTGGCGGCGCTGCGCGCAAGCCTTGAGGAAACTGTATGA
- a CDS encoding CopG family transcriptional regulator: MKNITITMEDATAEWIRIEAAKRNTSVSRLVGEMLTDKMQHDDAYARAMREWVADTSAFSSDGKVYGKREALYG; this comes from the coding sequence ATGAAAAACATCACCATCACTATGGAAGATGCCACCGCCGAATGGATTCGCATTGAGGCGGCCAAGCGCAATACCAGCGTGTCGCGCTTGGTGGGGGAGATGTTGACCGACAAGATGCAGCACGACGATGCCTATGCCCGCGCCATGCGCGAATGGGTAGCAGATACCTCTGCCTTCAGTTCTGATGGCAAGGTCTACGGCAAACGCGAGGCTTTGTATGGCTGA
- a CDS encoding DUF1993 domain-containing protein, whose translation MSPPSTAHVPASVGTDSVTRNSGELLPSNALFDASVPVFQRYLRQLQGLLNSASAYLAQTKLPEAYVLEARLAPDMLPLAVQVEIAVNFVFRACAPLAGQAVPPLEEHRDSLAALQARVAQGLQYLNSLSHADMAHASGRTISDPAGQTTVTLDASTFLHQYAMPNFFFHVSMVYALLRSLGLPLSKGQFDGWHQYGAPAPRETN comes from the coding sequence TTGAGCCCCCCATCTACGGCCCATGTGCCAGCAAGCGTTGGCACGGATAGCGTGACGCGTAACTCCGGCGAGTTGTTGCCAAGCAACGCTTTGTTCGATGCCAGCGTGCCGGTATTTCAGCGCTATTTGCGCCAATTGCAAGGTTTGCTCAACAGCGCCTCTGCCTACTTGGCGCAAACCAAGTTGCCTGAAGCCTATGTGCTTGAAGCACGCCTAGCACCCGACATGCTGCCCTTGGCGGTGCAGGTAGAAATCGCGGTGAATTTTGTGTTCAGAGCGTGTGCACCGCTGGCCGGGCAGGCGGTGCCACCGTTGGAAGAACACCGGGATTCGCTCGCCGCGCTGCAAGCTCGCGTTGCCCAAGGTTTGCAGTACCTAAACAGCCTCTCGCACGCCGATATGGCCCACGCCAGTGGCCGCACGATTTCTGACCCTGCGGGCCAAACCACGGTAACTTTGGATGCCAGTACGTTTTTGCATCAATATGCAATGCCCAACTTCTTTTTCCACGTCAGCATGGTCTACGCCCTGCTGCGCAGCTTGGGCCTGCCCTTGAGCAAAGGGCAGTTTGATGGCTGGCACCAATACGGCGCGCCAGCCCCAAGAGAAACTAACTGA
- the hisF gene encoding imidazole glycerol phosphate synthase subunit HisF encodes MLAKRIIPCLDVTGGRVVKGVNFVELRDAGDPVEIAARYNDQGADELTFLDITATSDGRDLILHIIEAVASQVFIPLTVGGGVRTVEDVRRLLNAGADKTSFNSAALANPQIIEDASAKYGAQCIVVAIDAKRRSEQEAARLVNGLAIGPGWDVYSHGGRKNTGLDAVAWATEMARRGAGEILLTSMDRDGTKSGFDLALTRAVADAVSVPVIASGGVGNLDHLADGVQQGGADAVLAASIFHYGEYTVGQAKARMAERGIPVRL; translated from the coding sequence GTGCTGGCTAAACGCATCATCCCTTGCCTGGACGTAACGGGTGGCCGTGTAGTTAAAGGCGTTAACTTTGTGGAGTTGCGCGATGCGGGCGACCCCGTCGAAATTGCCGCCCGCTATAACGACCAAGGCGCAGATGAGCTGACCTTTTTGGACATCACCGCCACCAGCGATGGGCGTGATTTGATCCTGCACATCATCGAAGCCGTGGCGTCGCAAGTGTTTATTCCACTCACGGTGGGTGGCGGTGTGCGCACCGTAGAAGATGTGCGTCGCTTGCTGAATGCAGGGGCTGACAAAACAAGTTTCAACTCGGCGGCTTTGGCCAACCCGCAAATCATTGAGGATGCGTCTGCCAAATACGGGGCTCAGTGCATCGTGGTGGCGATTGATGCCAAGCGCCGCTCAGAGCAGGAGGCTGCGCGGCTGGTAAACGGTTTGGCGATTGGTCCCGGATGGGATGTGTACAGCCATGGGGGTCGCAAGAACACCGGCTTGGATGCGGTGGCTTGGGCGACCGAGATGGCCCGCCGGGGTGCCGGTGAGATATTGCTGACCAGCATGGACCGTGACGGCACCAAGTCCGGTTTTGACTTGGCCTTGACCCGCGCGGTGGCCGATGCTGTGTCGGTGCCGGTGATTGCATCTGGCGGCGTTGGCAATCTGGATCACTTGGCAGATGGCGTGCAGCAGGGCGGGGCAGATGCCGTGCTCGCGGCTAGCATTTTCCACTACGGTGAATACACCGTGGGCCAAGCTAAAGCCCGTATGGCCGAGCGCGGTATACCGGTGCGGCTTTAA
- the hisH gene encoding imidazole glycerol phosphate synthase subunit HisH gives MKKVAVVDYGMGNLRSVTQAVQHVAADAGVEVVWARTAQEVLDAERVVLPGQGAMRDCMRELHESGMFDAVMHAAANKPLMGVCVGMQMLMDHSEEADTPSLGLIPGRVVKFDLAGQIQPDGSRYKVPQMGWNRVYRNDHGAASHPVWGDVPDGSYFYFVHSYYARPSDTRHSVGETDYGQRFSSAVARDNIFATQFHPEKSADHGLSLYRNFLHWNP, from the coding sequence ATGAAAAAAGTAGCAGTAGTCGATTACGGCATGGGCAATTTGCGTTCAGTCACGCAAGCGGTCCAGCACGTAGCTGCCGACGCAGGCGTTGAAGTGGTGTGGGCACGCACCGCCCAAGAGGTGTTGGATGCCGAGCGTGTGGTTTTGCCAGGGCAGGGTGCGATGCGCGACTGCATGCGCGAGCTGCACGAGTCCGGCATGTTTGATGCCGTCATGCACGCTGCGGCCAACAAGCCTTTGATGGGTGTGTGCGTGGGCATGCAAATGCTGATGGACCACAGCGAAGAAGCCGACACACCGTCGCTAGGCTTGATTCCTGGACGTGTGGTTAAGTTTGATTTGGCTGGACAAATTCAGCCCGACGGCAGCCGCTACAAGGTTCCTCAAATGGGCTGGAACCGCGTGTACCGCAATGACCACGGCGCTGCGAGCCACCCAGTATGGGGCGATGTGCCCGACGGGAGCTACTTTTACTTTGTGCATAGTTATTACGCCAGACCGTCTGATACGCGCCACAGTGTGGGCGAGACGGACTATGGCCAGCGCTTTTCTTCTGCGGTTGCGCGCGATAATATTTTCGCAACACAATTTCACCCAGAAAAAAGTGCCGATCACGGTTTGTCCCTCTACCGAAACTTCCTTCACTGGAACCCTTGA
- the tatA gene encoding Sec-independent protein translocase subunit TatA has protein sequence MGFSTTHLLIFLVIIVVIFGTKKLRNIGSDLGGAVKGFKDGMKDGTEKPAETAAAPTELVSNKVAAKDTIDVEAKSKV, from the coding sequence ATGGGATTTTCGACAACACATTTGCTGATTTTCTTGGTCATCATCGTGGTGATCTTCGGAACCAAGAAGCTGCGTAATATCGGCTCAGACTTGGGCGGAGCCGTCAAAGGCTTTAAAGACGGCATGAAAGACGGTACCGAAAAGCCCGCAGAAACTGCGGCAGCCCCGACCGAACTGGTCAGCAACAAGGTTGCCGCCAAAGACACCATTGATGTGGAAGCCAAGTCCAAAGTCTAA